A single genomic interval of Hevea brasiliensis isolate MT/VB/25A 57/8 chromosome 4, ASM3005281v1, whole genome shotgun sequence harbors:
- the LOC110655222 gene encoding uncharacterized protein LOC110655222: MEVAMELEDDLFFADLSKQISLLVMDDDEDPVANYPSVSFQDFSRANYPIAPSPFMYEQRRESKGTGVFIPRSSQPRRKQRQGRQSSFNSKSHGQQDNTRMVSRVSCNNSLYSRKSN, translated from the exons ATGGAAGTAGCTATGGAATTGGAAGATGATCTGTTCTTCGCAGACCTAAGCAAGCAAATTTCTCTTCTAGTCATGGATGATGATGAGGACCCAGTTGCAAATTATCCTTCAGTTTCTTTCCAG GATTTCTCAAGAGCGAATTATCCAATAGCACCATCACCATTTATGTATGAGCAAAGAAGAGAAAGCAAAGGAACAGGAGTTTTCATTCCAAGGTCATCACAGCCAAGAAGAAAACAGAGGCAAGGAAGACAATCTTCATTCAATTCCAAGTCTCATGGGCAGCAAGATAATACGAGAATGGTTTCTCGAGTTTCTTGCAACAATTCTTTATACTCAAGAAAGTCTAATTAA